One window of Deltaproteobacteria bacterium genomic DNA carries:
- the cofD gene encoding 2-phospho-L-lactate transferase: MSTKPSAGTHLLLTGGTGGAKLVLGFYEEAAAEDLVVVCNTGDDSSVHGLHVSPDVDTIVYTLAGLIDPAKGWGVRDDTFTVLDQLQRLGNETWFRLGDRDIATHLTRTRLLSEGKPLSRVTAALCRALGVRSRVLPMSDQRIETRLATPEGEISFQEYFVKARWQPEVLSLRYRGIEEGRPAPGMLEAIGAAALVVVCPSNPATSIGPILAVPGVRQALRETPARVVAVSPMVQGRSFSGPAHKLMATLGVEASVNGLAAAYRDFIDVLVIDTEDRHLRPAIERSGIEVQATSIRMDTLEDKKRLARELLTPLSRE, encoded by the coding sequence TTGTCCACGAAACCCAGCGCCGGAACACACCTGCTTCTCACCGGAGGCACGGGCGGGGCAAAGCTCGTGCTGGGCTTTTACGAGGAGGCGGCCGCCGAAGACTTGGTGGTGGTGTGCAATACCGGGGACGACTCGTCAGTACACGGCCTCCACGTATCCCCTGACGTCGATACCATCGTCTACACTCTCGCCGGTCTCATCGACCCGGCCAAGGGGTGGGGCGTCCGGGACGACACCTTCACCGTGCTGGACCAGCTCCAGCGGCTCGGCAACGAGACCTGGTTCCGTTTGGGAGACCGGGACATCGCCACCCACCTGACGCGCACGCGCCTCCTGTCGGAGGGAAAGCCGCTGTCGCGGGTGACCGCCGCGCTGTGCCGCGCGCTGGGTGTGCGCTCCCGCGTGCTGCCCATGTCTGACCAGCGTATCGAGACGCGGCTCGCCACGCCCGAAGGGGAGATCTCCTTCCAGGAGTACTTCGTCAAGGCGCGCTGGCAGCCGGAGGTCTTGAGCCTGCGCTACCGAGGGATCGAGGAAGGCCGCCCCGCGCCCGGCATGCTCGAAGCCATCGGCGCCGCCGCCCTGGTGGTGGTGTGCCCCAGCAATCCCGCCACCAGCATCGGGCCCATCCTGGCGGTGCCCGGCGTGCGCCAAGCCCTGCGCGAGACGCCCGCCAGGGTGGTGGCCGTGAGTCCCATGGTGCAGGGACGTTCCTTCAGCGGTCCGGCACACAAGCTCATGGCGACCCTGGGCGTGGAGGCGTCGGTCAACGGGCTCGCCGCGGCCTACCGTGATTTCATCGACGTGCTGGTCATCGACACGGAAGACCGTCACCTGCGGCCCGCCATCGAACGGTCAGGCATCGAGGTGCAGGCCACCTCCATCCGCATGGACACGCTGGAAGACAAGAAACGGCTGGCGCGGGAACTATTGACCCCGCTTTCGCGGGAATGA
- the npdG gene encoding NADPH-dependent F420 reductase — protein sequence MQDSISIAIVGGTGSLGMGLAGRLARPGVRVLIGSRDAQRGADAAKDLNERLGTNFVEGMINAEAVREAELAVISVPYEGQEKMVADLAGELRGKIVIDAVVPLLKGRPFVPEAGSALLEAQKILGDDTPVIGALHNISALDLSAPDEPLGDVLVCGDSREAKDRVIELLDRIGATGLDAGPAANAYVVEGLTGVLIALNRRYKSKHASVKITGIY from the coding sequence ATGCAAGATTCCATTTCGATCGCAATCGTTGGAGGGACCGGAAGTCTGGGAATGGGCCTGGCGGGACGCTTGGCGCGTCCGGGCGTCCGGGTGCTCATCGGCTCACGCGATGCACAGCGCGGCGCGGACGCGGCCAAGGACTTGAACGAGAGGCTGGGCACGAACTTCGTCGAGGGAATGATCAACGCCGAGGCGGTGCGGGAAGCGGAGCTGGCCGTCATCTCGGTCCCTTACGAGGGGCAGGAGAAGATGGTGGCCGATCTGGCCGGCGAGCTGCGCGGCAAGATTGTCATCGACGCGGTGGTGCCGTTGCTCAAGGGCCGGCCGTTCGTACCCGAGGCCGGCTCGGCGCTGCTGGAGGCGCAGAAGATCCTGGGCGACGACACTCCGGTCATCGGCGCGCTGCACAACATCTCCGCGCTGGACCTCAGCGCGCCGGACGAACCCCTGGGCGACGTGCTGGTGTGCGGCGACAGCCGGGAGGCCAAGGACCGCGTCATCGAGCTGCTGGATCGCATCGGCGCCACCGGCCTGGACGCCGGGCCGGCGGCCAACGCCTATGTCGTCGAAGGGCTGACCGGCGTGCTCATCGCTCTCAACCGCCGCTACAAGTCGAAGCACGCCAGCGTGAAGATTACGGGTATTTACTAG
- the cofG gene encoding 7,8-didemethyl-8-hydroxy-5-deazariboflavin synthase CofG yields the protein MTTRQVPRLLQECLDGSSLAPGHALLLSSVEGDEFTALLRAAAELRDRHKGRTVTFSPKVFIPLTNLCRDFCGYCTFRKAPGEDGARTLSLDEVLETVRRARVMGCTEVLFSLGDKPEAIYPEMREFLRRAGYRRTLEYLYEACRVVLEETGLLPHANPGLMARADLERLRRVNASMGLMLENVSERLMEPGGAHADAPDKKPSARLRTLAEAGRLGIPFTTGILIGIGETWEERIASLYAIRELHERDGHIQEVIVQNFRVKPEIPMHDQPHADYDDEARTIALARLILGGDMNIQAPPNLTPECYEWYLNAGINDWGGVSPVTRDFINPEAPWPELLELGERTAAAGFSLRPRLPIYPEYIARAERFIAPELIPYIDRLCDEDGLAAVGGHHEPHRSDVRL from the coding sequence ATGACGACTCGCCAAGTCCCACGACTGCTGCAGGAATGTCTCGATGGCAGTTCCTTAGCGCCGGGCCACGCCCTCCTGCTTTCCAGTGTCGAGGGAGATGAGTTCACGGCGCTGCTTCGAGCGGCCGCCGAGTTGCGTGACCGCCACAAGGGCCGCACCGTCACCTTCTCCCCCAAGGTCTTCATCCCGCTCACCAACCTGTGTCGCGACTTCTGCGGCTACTGCACGTTCCGCAAGGCGCCCGGAGAAGACGGCGCCAGGACGCTGTCCCTGGACGAGGTTCTGGAGACGGTGCGGCGGGCCAGGGTCATGGGCTGCACCGAGGTGCTGTTCAGCCTGGGGGACAAGCCCGAGGCCATCTACCCGGAGATGCGGGAGTTCCTCCGGCGGGCGGGTTACCGCAGGACGCTGGAGTACCTGTACGAGGCTTGTCGCGTCGTGCTCGAGGAGACCGGGCTCTTGCCCCACGCCAATCCGGGGCTCATGGCGCGCGCCGACCTGGAACGGCTCCGGCGGGTGAACGCGAGCATGGGGCTCATGTTGGAGAACGTCAGCGAGCGGCTCATGGAGCCGGGCGGCGCGCATGCCGACGCGCCGGACAAGAAGCCGTCGGCCCGGCTCCGGACCTTGGCCGAGGCGGGGCGGCTGGGCATCCCATTCACCACGGGCATCCTCATCGGCATCGGCGAGACCTGGGAGGAGCGCATCGCGTCGCTCTACGCCATCCGGGAGCTGCATGAACGCGACGGCCACATCCAGGAAGTGATCGTGCAGAACTTTCGCGTGAAGCCCGAGATCCCGATGCACGATCAACCGCACGCGGACTATGATGACGAGGCCAGGACCATCGCCCTGGCGCGGCTGATCCTGGGCGGCGACATGAACATCCAGGCGCCGCCCAACCTGACGCCGGAGTGTTACGAGTGGTACCTGAACGCGGGCATCAACGACTGGGGCGGCGTATCCCCCGTGACCCGTGACTTCATCAACCCGGAGGCGCCCTGGCCCGAACTGCTGGAACTGGGTGAGCGCACCGCGGCCGCCGGTTTCAGCTTGCGGCCGCGGCTCCCCATCTACCCGGAATACATTGCGCGGGCGGAGCGGTTCATCGCGCCCGAGCTGATCCCCTACATCGACAGGTTGTGCGACGAGGACGGCCTCGCCGCGGTCGGAGGACACCATGAGCCACATCGAAGCGATGTTCGACTATGA
- the cofE gene encoding coenzyme F420-0:L-glutamate ligase: MRRLEIIAVEGLGEVKPGDPLGRLVVEACARQGLAPCDGDVLVVAQKIVSKSEGRAVDLNTVTPSAEALRLSAELDGKDPRLLELILGESRGIVAKGRSTIVVETHHGLVCANAGIDLSNVGVGRALLLPRDPDGSARRIREDVRRLTEKTLGVVITDTFGRPWRLGTTDVAIGVAGFGPLIDYRGGTDPYGYELKASVTAVADQIAGAAELVMGKTSHVPAAIVRGLELPPHEGSARDLIRPAEDDLFRGGR, translated from the coding sequence ATGCGGCGCCTGGAAATCATCGCCGTGGAGGGGCTGGGCGAGGTCAAGCCCGGCGATCCATTGGGCCGGTTGGTGGTGGAGGCGTGCGCGCGCCAGGGGCTGGCCCCGTGCGACGGCGATGTGCTGGTGGTGGCCCAGAAGATCGTTTCCAAGTCGGAAGGGCGCGCCGTGGACCTGAATACGGTGACACCGTCGGCGGAGGCCCTGCGGCTTTCCGCCGAGCTCGACGGCAAGGACCCGCGGCTGCTGGAACTGATCCTGGGGGAGAGCCGCGGCATCGTCGCCAAGGGACGCAGCACCATCGTTGTCGAGACCCACCACGGCCTCGTCTGCGCCAACGCGGGCATCGACCTGTCGAACGTGGGCGTCGGCCGCGCCCTGCTGTTGCCCAGGGACCCGGACGGTTCCGCCCGGCGCATTCGCGAGGACGTGCGGCGGCTCACGGAGAAGACCTTGGGCGTCGTCATCACCGACACGTTCGGACGGCCCTGGCGCCTGGGCACCACCGACGTCGCCATCGGCGTGGCCGGGTTCGGCCCGCTGATCGACTACCGCGGTGGGACGGACCCGTACGGATACGAGCTCAAGGCCTCGGTCACCGCCGTGGCCGACCAGATCGCCGGCGCGGCGGAGCTGGTCATGGGAAAGACGAGCCATGTGCCCGCGGCCATCGTCCGCGGCCTGGAGCTGCCGCCGCACGAGGGCTCGGCTCGGGATTTGATCCGGCCGGCCGAGGACGACCTGTTCCGCGGCGGCCGGTAG
- the cofC gene encoding 2-phospho-L-lactate guanylyltransferase, whose product MMKFGALIPVKGFQGAKQRLSSRLSAPERSELMKAMVHDVLTEVTRAEGLHRTFVVTGSDEVAHWVSAFDVTVIREQDETGETDAVHFALDVMEEAGMDAALVLPGDIPLLRAGDVESVLRAAPESAGAPFAVLVPSHDRMGTNALLLAPPDILRLRFGYDSFRYHLSEAEARGAAVSVIENPRIALDIDEPADLQQLIPRLERGRTHDRLAAMRHNGSSFFARAS is encoded by the coding sequence ATGATGAAGTTCGGCGCACTCATCCCCGTCAAGGGTTTTCAGGGGGCCAAGCAGCGGCTGTCCTCGCGTCTCAGCGCGCCCGAGCGCTCGGAGTTGATGAAGGCCATGGTGCACGACGTGCTGACCGAGGTGACCCGGGCCGAGGGCCTCCACCGGACCTTCGTCGTGACGGGCTCGGACGAGGTGGCGCACTGGGTTTCGGCCTTCGACGTGACGGTGATCCGGGAGCAGGACGAGACGGGTGAGACCGACGCGGTCCATTTCGCTCTTGACGTCATGGAGGAGGCGGGCATGGACGCCGCCTTGGTGCTGCCGGGCGACATCCCGCTGCTGCGCGCCGGCGACGTGGAGTCCGTGCTCCGTGCCGCGCCCGAAAGCGCCGGCGCGCCGTTCGCCGTCCTGGTCCCCTCCCACGACCGTATGGGGACCAACGCGCTGTTGCTGGCGCCGCCGGACATCCTGCGGCTCCGCTTCGGTTACGACAGCTTCCGCTACCACCTGAGCGAGGCGGAAGCCCGCGGGGCCGCCGTCAGCGTCATCGAGAACCCGCGCATCGCGTTGGACATCGACGAGCCCGCCGATCTGCAGCAGCTCATCCCCCGCCTGGAGCGCGGCCGCACCCACGACCGCCTCGCCGCCATGCGCCACAACGGCAGCAGCTTCTTCGCGCGGGCCAGTTGA
- the hisC gene encoding histidinol-phosphate transaminase, protein MQSILRKNIEDLEGYTPGAQPKQTDLIKLNTNENPYPPSPRVLAAVRREISSSLRLYPDPVALELRERAAALYNVGPENVMAGNGSDELLSILMRCYVGEGDSVAYPVPTYSLYETLVAIQGGESVTVPYADNFTIPSPLYFQSSKVTILCNPNAPSGTLEPVSEIARLARSVAGLLVVDEAYIDFADSDESAIALVKRFPNLVVLRTFSKAYSLAGMRVGLVFGGEDIVRSLMKVKDSYNLCRLSLAAAVAALEDVEWMQRNVARIQRTRGTLVRGLRRLGFEVHASQANFVMARLGRDSIRWLHEGLHEKGILVRFFDTPELSNMMRITVGKPGEIQALLRETAALLQGRGVTQRAS, encoded by the coding sequence ATGCAGTCCATCCTCAGAAAAAACATCGAAGATCTGGAGGGTTACACGCCTGGTGCGCAGCCCAAGCAGACCGATCTGATCAAGCTCAACACCAACGAGAACCCCTACCCGCCGTCCCCCAGGGTGCTGGCCGCGGTGCGCCGCGAGATCTCCTCGTCGCTGCGCCTCTATCCCGATCCCGTGGCCCTGGAACTGCGCGAGCGCGCGGCCGCCCTCTACAACGTCGGTCCGGAAAACGTCATGGCGGGCAACGGCTCGGACGAGCTGCTGTCCATCCTCATGCGCTGCTACGTGGGCGAGGGCGACAGCGTCGCCTACCCGGTGCCCACCTACTCGCTGTACGAGACGCTTGTCGCCATCCAGGGCGGCGAGAGCGTGACGGTGCCCTACGCCGACAACTTCACGATCCCGTCACCGCTCTACTTCCAGTCGAGCAAGGTGACCATCCTGTGCAACCCCAACGCCCCCTCGGGCACGCTGGAGCCGGTGAGCGAGATCGCGCGGCTGGCGCGCTCCGTGGCCGGCCTGCTGGTGGTGGACGAGGCCTACATCGACTTCGCCGACAGCGACGAAAGCGCCATCGCGCTGGTCAAGCGCTTTCCCAACCTGGTGGTGCTGCGCACCTTCTCCAAGGCGTATTCGCTGGCCGGCATGCGCGTGGGTCTGGTCTTCGGCGGCGAGGACATCGTGCGCAGCCTGATGAAGGTGAAGGACTCCTACAACCTGTGCCGCCTGAGCCTGGCGGCGGCCGTGGCGGCCCTGGAGGACGTGGAGTGGATGCAACGCAACGTCGCGCGCATCCAGCGCACCCGCGGAACCCTGGTCCGGGGACTGCGCCGGCTGGGCTTCGAGGTTCATGCGTCCCAGGCCAACTTCGTCATGGCCCGGCTCGGCCGGGACAGCATCCGCTGGCTGCATGAAGGACTGCACGAGAAGGGCATCCTGGTGCGCTTCTTCGATACCCCGGAGTTGTCCAACATGATGCGGATCACCGTGGGCAAGCCAGGTGAGATCCAGGCGCTGCTCAGGGAGACGGCAGCCCTGTTGCAAGGCCGCGGCGTCACGCAGCGGGCGTCGTAG
- a CDS encoding amidohydrolase family protein, giving the protein MSLPVIDADGHVIEDESIVDYIEEPYRSQASKRILTRVFPSLDHHHLGLKYLSEGAFGGGKPVTPEDWRSFVDQAGFECSVLYPTWGLAMGNISMPDWACAVAHAYNSWLYDRYLKDNPRLKGMALIPLQDPQEAVMELRRAVTELGMLGAMLPSRGLPMDLGHKTYWDVYAEAERLGCGLAVHGGCHHGMGLDTLEAFVPIAGLGHPFSLMIAFSGMVYHGVFDRFPNLRMAFLEGGAGWLTFWMDRMDRSHEFFGEWNSHGNYHGPDPEHEPSRYALLDNVFVGCEGGENGLDYQVQRAGNERFLFASDFPHEIGPGDIGHEIAEVAEHPTLSDDAKAAILADNARRFYRLGQ; this is encoded by the coding sequence ATGAGCCTGCCTGTCATCGATGCCGACGGTCACGTAATCGAGGACGAGTCCATCGTCGATTACATCGAGGAGCCCTACCGCAGCCAAGCGAGCAAGCGTATCCTCACGCGCGTCTTCCCCTCCCTGGACCACCACCACCTGGGGCTCAAGTACCTGAGCGAGGGCGCCTTCGGCGGCGGCAAGCCCGTCACCCCGGAGGACTGGCGGTCGTTCGTGGATCAGGCCGGGTTCGAGTGCAGCGTGCTGTACCCCACCTGGGGCCTCGCCATGGGCAACATCAGCATGCCGGACTGGGCGTGCGCCGTGGCCCACGCCTACAACAGTTGGCTCTACGACCGCTATCTCAAGGACAATCCGCGGCTCAAGGGCATGGCGCTGATCCCGCTGCAGGATCCGCAAGAGGCGGTCATGGAACTGCGCCGGGCGGTGACCGAACTGGGCATGCTCGGGGCCATGCTGCCGTCGCGCGGCCTGCCCATGGACCTGGGCCACAAGACCTACTGGGACGTCTACGCCGAGGCCGAACGGCTGGGCTGCGGGCTTGCGGTGCACGGCGGCTGCCACCACGGCATGGGCCTCGACACCCTGGAGGCGTTCGTTCCCATCGCCGGGCTCGGCCACCCCTTCAGCCTGATGATCGCCTTCTCCGGCATGGTCTACCACGGCGTGTTCGACCGCTTCCCCAACCTGCGGATGGCCTTCCTCGAAGGGGGCGCCGGGTGGCTGACTTTCTGGATGGACCGCATGGACCGTTCCCACGAATTCTTTGGGGAGTGGAACTCCCACGGCAACTACCACGGCCCCGACCCGGAGCATGAGCCTAGCCGGTACGCGCTGCTGGACAACGTCTTCGTGGGCTGCGAGGGCGGGGAGAACGGTCTCGACTACCAAGTCCAGCGTGCCGGCAACGAACGGTTCCTGTTCGCCAGCGACTTCCCGCACGAGATCGGCCCCGGCGACATCGGCCACGAGATCGCCGAAGTGGCCGAGCACCCGACACTCTCCGACGACGCCAAGGCCGCCATCCTCGCGGACAACGCCCGCCGCTTCTACCGGCTGGGCCAGTAG
- the cofH gene encoding 5-amino-6-(D-ribitylamino)uracil--L-tyrosine 4-hydroxyphenyl transferase CofH: protein MSHIEAMFDYDDGAERLYELLPRIEMRVARILEDALAGREVTREEGLILSEVSGDELAALSVTADLMRQAKVGDRVTYVVCRNINFTNVCYVGCKFCAFHTGPNKPGSWDHSLEDVADKAEEAWNRGATEICMQGGLPRGMTPFYYRDLLQSIRSRVPGIHIHAYSPMEITYGVELTGMPLADYLRMLRDAGLDSVPGTAAEILDDEVRMVLSKNKVSTEQWMRVIRTAHEVGIFTTSTMMYGHRENGSHWVNHMLLLRDIQKETGGFTEFVPLGFVHENTALFQQGLARPGPTEEEDIRVHALARVLLNDTIPNVQVSWVKMGRRMSQLCLRSGANDFGGTLMEESISRLAGSTEGQMIWPHEFRSLIREINRIPAERSTGYEVLRTWEEERELLASDFAPADGAADQTVAGL from the coding sequence ATGAGCCACATCGAAGCGATGTTCGACTATGACGACGGGGCCGAACGGCTGTACGAGCTGCTGCCCCGCATCGAGATGCGCGTCGCACGGATACTGGAGGACGCCCTGGCCGGCCGCGAGGTCACGCGGGAGGAAGGCCTGATCCTGTCCGAGGTGAGCGGCGACGAGCTGGCCGCCCTGTCCGTGACGGCCGACCTCATGCGGCAGGCCAAGGTGGGTGACCGCGTCACTTACGTGGTGTGCCGCAACATCAACTTCACCAACGTGTGCTACGTGGGTTGCAAGTTCTGCGCGTTCCACACCGGCCCCAACAAGCCCGGGAGCTGGGACCACTCGCTGGAAGACGTGGCGGACAAGGCGGAGGAGGCGTGGAACCGCGGCGCCACCGAGATCTGCATGCAGGGCGGCCTGCCGCGCGGCATGACGCCGTTCTACTACCGCGACCTGCTCCAGTCCATCCGCTCGCGCGTTCCCGGCATCCACATCCACGCCTACTCGCCCATGGAGATCACCTACGGGGTGGAGCTCACCGGCATGCCGCTGGCCGATTACCTGCGCATGCTGCGCGACGCCGGCCTCGACAGCGTGCCGGGCACGGCCGCGGAGATCCTCGACGACGAGGTGCGCATGGTGCTGTCGAAGAACAAGGTCAGCACCGAGCAGTGGATGCGGGTCATCCGCACCGCCCACGAGGTGGGCATCTTCACCACCTCCACCATGATGTACGGCCACCGGGAGAACGGCAGCCACTGGGTGAACCACATGCTGCTGCTGCGCGACATCCAGAAGGAGACCGGAGGCTTCACCGAGTTCGTCCCGCTGGGGTTCGTGCACGAGAACACCGCGCTCTTCCAGCAGGGCCTGGCGCGGCCCGGCCCCACCGAGGAGGAAGACATCCGCGTGCACGCGCTGGCACGGGTGCTGCTCAACGACACCATTCCCAACGTGCAGGTCTCCTGGGTGAAGATGGGCCGGCGCATGTCGCAGCTCTGCCTCCGCTCCGGCGCCAACGACTTCGGCGGCACGCTCATGGAGGAGAGCATCTCGCGGCTGGCGGGCTCCACGGAAGGGCAGATGATCTGGCCCCACGAGTTCCGCTCGCTGATCCGTGAGATCAACCGCATCCCGGCCGAGCGTTCCACCGGCTACGAGGTCCTGCGTACCTGGGAGGAAGAGCGCGAGCTCCTCGCGAGCGACTTCGCGCCCGCAGACGGCGCGGCGGACCAGACGGTAGCGGGGTTGTAG
- a CDS encoding hemolysin family protein yields MFESLWLGATIILLLILANGFFAAAEIAVIATRRTRVDQVQGKGTRAAAALGRLKDEPDRFLATVQIGITFVSTLASAIGGAGAIQVLTPQLQSLPLPYAETWGNYAAILFVVLPIAYLSLVLGELVPKSMALRFSERIAFFVALPIDAISRCTSFLVAFLTRSSNVVLRLFGGKETGSASFISEEEVKSIIREGTAKGIFDETEKELIHSVFDFADTPVRAVMVPRTEIHAIDVESEPDDVLRNFVESGFSRLPVYENELDQVLGIAYNKDILRAMQANEPIDLRAMVHPPFFVPSSLPISQLLKDLQRRRMALALVVNEYGEVEGLASLEDIIEEIVGEIRDEYDAEERGPVERLPDGSLVVSGSALLKDLQSDYDLPFEESVDYHTLAGFVLAKLKRIPRGGEKIETDGHRLTIADMEGRRILKIRVEENRRVNGGAA; encoded by the coding sequence ATGTTCGAGAGTTTATGGTTGGGCGCCACGATCATCCTGCTGTTGATCCTGGCCAACGGCTTCTTCGCGGCGGCGGAGATCGCCGTGATCGCCACGCGCAGGACGCGCGTCGACCAGGTGCAGGGCAAGGGCACGCGCGCCGCCGCGGCCCTCGGGCGACTCAAGGATGAGCCCGACCGGTTCCTCGCCACGGTGCAGATCGGCATCACCTTCGTCAGCACCCTGGCCTCCGCCATCGGCGGCGCCGGCGCCATCCAGGTCCTCACGCCGCAACTCCAATCGCTGCCGCTGCCCTACGCCGAGACCTGGGGCAACTACGCGGCCATCCTCTTCGTGGTCCTGCCCATCGCCTACCTCAGCCTGGTGTTGGGCGAACTCGTACCCAAGTCCATGGCGCTGCGCTTTTCCGAGCGCATCGCGTTCTTCGTGGCACTCCCCATCGACGCCATCTCCAGGTGCACGTCGTTCCTCGTGGCGTTCCTGACCCGCTCCAGCAACGTGGTCCTGCGGCTGTTCGGTGGCAAGGAGACCGGGTCCGCGAGCTTCATTTCCGAGGAGGAGGTCAAGTCGATCATTCGCGAGGGCACCGCCAAGGGGATCTTCGACGAGACCGAGAAGGAGCTGATTCACAGCGTCTTCGACTTCGCCGACACCCCGGTCAGGGCCGTCATGGTGCCGCGCACCGAGATCCACGCCATCGACGTCGAGTCCGAGCCGGACGATGTGCTGCGAAACTTCGTCGAGAGCGGCTTCTCGCGCCTGCCCGTGTACGAGAACGAGTTGGACCAGGTCCTGGGCATCGCCTACAACAAGGACATCCTGCGCGCCATGCAGGCCAACGAGCCCATCGACCTGCGCGCCATGGTGCACCCGCCCTTCTTCGTACCCAGCTCGCTGCCCATCAGCCAGCTCCTGAAGGACCTGCAGCGCCGGCGCATGGCGCTGGCCCTGGTGGTGAACGAGTACGGCGAAGTGGAAGGGCTGGCGAGCCTGGAGGACATCATCGAAGAGATCGTCGGCGAGATCCGCGACGAATACGACGCCGAGGAGCGCGGGCCGGTGGAACGCCTCCCCGACGGCTCGCTGGTGGTGTCCGGCTCCGCCCTGCTGAAGGACCTGCAGTCCGACTACGACCTGCCCTTCGAGGAGTCCGTGGACTACCACACCCTGGCCGGTTTCGTGCTGGCCAAGCTGAAACGCATCCCCCGCGGCGGCGAAAAGATCGAGACCGACGGCCACCGCCTCACCATCGCCGACATGGAAGGCCGCCGCATCCTCAAGATCCGCGTGGAGGAGAACCGCCGGGTGAACGGCGGTGCGGCGTAG
- a CDS encoding LuxR C-terminal-related transcriptional regulator: protein MINHETFERILSSMHEAALDDRRWSAASALIDDALGVHGHCLAVVDFSCPENLQVYLAEFCYRGRQDHELEREYVQVYMPIDERVPRFMRLPDSQPVHMTNLFTAAERKTSLVYNELAPRMHAQNSLNVRLDGPDGANIYLGVLDPVVGNDWSAPQLELIGRLLPHLRQYVRVRQVLAGSGALGASLTELLDTTGAGIIQLDPRGRIVNVNDSAGRLLRVGDGLVDHDGFLFAGTPGDNIGLQKLLSRALPPFRVQGVSGSIMVRRQFAPSPLVLHVNPVDGRKTDVRAWPVAALVLVVDPVSWPHIDPAMVGQALGLTEMESRVAVLLAEGMSVRKIAARMGRKESTIRAHVKHMFAKHGVSRQAELVRLVLSLANAPEREATGEAASAPRQRRPSSGKY from the coding sequence ATGATCAACCACGAGACGTTCGAGCGCATCCTGTCATCGATGCACGAGGCGGCGTTGGACGATCGGCGCTGGTCGGCCGCCTCCGCGCTGATCGACGACGCCCTCGGCGTGCACGGCCACTGCCTGGCGGTTGTCGACTTTTCCTGCCCGGAGAACCTCCAGGTCTATTTGGCGGAGTTCTGTTACCGCGGGCGACAGGACCACGAATTGGAACGCGAGTACGTCCAGGTCTATATGCCCATAGACGAACGAGTCCCGCGTTTTATGCGGCTCCCCGACAGCCAGCCGGTCCATATGACCAACCTCTTCACCGCGGCGGAGCGGAAGACCTCCCTGGTATACAACGAGCTGGCGCCCCGTATGCACGCCCAGAACAGCCTCAACGTGCGCCTTGACGGACCCGACGGCGCAAACATTTACTTGGGCGTGTTGGACCCGGTTGTCGGTAACGACTGGTCGGCGCCCCAGCTCGAACTGATCGGGCGTCTACTACCCCATCTCCGTCAATACGTCCGCGTCCGCCAAGTGCTTGCCGGCTCGGGGGCCTTGGGCGCGTCCCTCACGGAGCTGCTCGACACCACTGGAGCGGGCATCATCCAACTCGACCCGCGTGGGCGGATCGTGAATGTGAACGACAGTGCCGGGAGATTGCTGCGTGTTGGAGACGGTCTCGTCGACCACGACGGGTTCCTGTTCGCCGGTACGCCCGGAGACAACATCGGCCTCCAGAAGCTATTAAGTCGGGCGCTCCCGCCGTTCCGGGTCCAGGGCGTCAGCGGATCGATCATGGTACGGCGTCAGTTTGCGCCGTCACCGCTGGTGCTGCACGTCAACCCGGTGGACGGGCGGAAGACGGACGTGCGGGCTTGGCCGGTCGCGGCGCTCGTCCTGGTCGTGGATCCGGTGAGCTGGCCCCACATCGATCCGGCCATGGTCGGTCAGGCCTTGGGCCTCACGGAGATGGAGAGCCGGGTGGCCGTGCTGTTGGCCGAAGGCATGAGCGTCCGTAAAATCGCCGCGAGGATGGGTCGAAAGGAAAGCACGATCCGAGCGCACGTAAAGCACATGTTCGCCAAGCACGGCGTTTCGCGGCAGGCCGAACTCGTGCGGCTTGTACTGTCGCTGGCCAACGCTCCAGAGCGTGAGGCAACAGGCGAAGCGGCCTCGGCTCCGCGCCAACGTCGTCCGTCTTCCGGAAAATACTGA